One genomic region from Zalophus californianus isolate mZalCal1 chromosome 2, mZalCal1.pri.v2, whole genome shotgun sequence encodes:
- the LOC113925658 gene encoding LOW QUALITY PROTEIN: alcohol dehydrogenase 1-like (The sequence of the model RefSeq protein was modified relative to this genomic sequence to represent the inferred CDS: inserted 2 bases in 2 codons; substituted 1 base at 1 genomic stop codon), producing the protein MDTSGKTITCRAAIAWAANSTLSIEEVQVEPPKAGEVRIKMASTGICGTDDNAIKGLISAVFPFIPGHEGAGIVESIGKGVSSVKPGDKVLALAIPQCRECSSCLHPKGNFCEKQDVLSSSGXMLDRTSRFTCEGKKIHHSFRTSTFTEYSVVPEIAVAKIDGAAPMDKVGVISCEVPTGYGAAVNSAKVTRGSTCMVYGLGGIGSAIVMGCKASGASRIIGVDINEKKFPRARALGVTDCLNPRKRKKPVXQVVMEMTGVGADFAFEAIGLSDVMLAAWDSCHLSHGVCLIVGLAPLNSKLSLDASVIISRRTLKGVCLGDYKTRDCIPQLVTGYLQNKINIDPLVTHQLPFDQLHXAFEMYHAGKTIRCVLLF; encoded by the exons ATGGACACTTCAGGCAAA ACAATTACATGCCGGGCTGCCATTGCCTGGGCGGCAAATTCTACTCTTTCAATTGAGGAAGTACAAGTTGAACCACCAAAGGCTGGGGAAGTTCGAATTAAG ATGGCATCTACAGGGATCTGCGGTACTGATGATAATGCAATAAAAGGATTAATCTCAGCAGTCTTTCCTTTTATCCCAGGCCATGAAGGAGCTGGGATTGTGGAGAGTATTGGCAAAGGAGTGAGCTCAGTGAAACCAG GAGATAAAGTCCTCGCACTCGCTATTCCACAGTGTAGAGAATGCAGCTCCTGCTTGCATCCCAAGGGAAATTTCTGTGAGAAGCAAGA TGTTCTGTCTTCTTCGGGATGAATGCTGGACAGGACTAGCAGATTTACCTGCGAAGGCAAAAAAATTCATCACTCTTTCCGCACAAGCACATTCACTGAATATTCCGTTGTACCTGAGATTGCAGTGGCAAAAATTGATGGTGCTGCTCCTATGGATAAAGTCGGTGTCATAAGCTGTGAGGTGCCCACAGGTTACGGGGCTGCTGTGAACTCGGCCAAG GTCACCCGTGGTTCCACCTGCATGGTCTATGGACTTGGTGGAATCGGTTCAGCCATTGTCATGGGCTGTAAAGCATCTGGTGCTTCTAGAATCATCGGGGTTGACATCAATGAGAAGAAGTTTCCCCGGGCCAGAGCGTTAGGGGTCACTGATTGTCTCAATCCTCGAAAACGCAAGAAGCCTG CGCAGGTGGTCATGGAAATGACAGGAGTTGGTGCTGACTTTGCCTTTGAGGCCATTGGACTCAGTGATGTCATG cTTGCTGCTTGGGATTCCTGCCACCTGAGCCATGGTGTCTGTCTGATTGTTGGGCTGGCTCCATTAAATTCAAAGCTTTCCCTGGATGCATCAGTGATTATCTCCAGACGGACACTGAAGGGTGTATGCTTAGGAG ATTATAAAACCAGAGACTGTATTCCCCAACTAGTGACTGGCTAcctgcaaaataaaattaatatagatCCATTAGTAACACATCAGTTGCCTTTTGACCAACTCC AAGCTTTCGAGATGTACCATGCTGGAAAAAC